A section of the Terriglobia bacterium genome encodes:
- a CDS encoding holo-[acyl-carrier-protein] synthase produces the protein MIVGTGIDIVEVARVAEAIERFGDRFLRRIYTPSEIQYCRSKRNAAERFAARFAAKEAALKAIGTGWKNGIAWTEVEVRREPGGRPTIRFSGKAAGFAAQLGMKRASLSLSHTAQLAIAKVILED, from the coding sequence ATGATCGTCGGCACCGGAATCGATATCGTCGAAGTCGCGCGCGTGGCCGAAGCCATCGAGCGCTTCGGCGACCGTTTTCTGCGGCGGATCTACACTCCCAGCGAGATCCAGTACTGCCGATCGAAGCGCAATGCCGCGGAACGGTTTGCGGCGCGGTTCGCGGCCAAGGAGGCGGCACTGAAGGCGATCGGCACCGGGTGGAAAAACGGCATCGCCTGGACGGAGGTGGAGGTCCGGCGGGAGCCGGGCGGGCGCCCGACCATCCGGTTCAGCGGTAAGGCTGCCGGGTTTGCCGCGCAGCTTGGGATGAAACGCGCCTCGCTTTCCTTGTCGCACACCGCCCAACTCGCGATCGCCAAGGTCATCCTCGAGGACTGA
- the selA gene encoding L-seryl-tRNA(Sec) selenium transferase: MKAPSKAELYRKLPAVDEVLKLETVAALLEREGRPAVTEAARSVLATLRQEISGGQLDAHAVALAVSGIAEAVERQLRQSLQHSLRPVINATGVVLHTNLGRAPLARAAIQRIGHIAATYSNLEFDIEAGHRGKRDVHVDRLFARLLNVEELHDISSIVVNNNAAAVLLALNTLAEGGEVVVSRGELVEIGGSFRIPDVMSKSGGVLREVGTTNRTRLADYEKAINEKTRLLLRVHRSNFQIVGFTEQPKLEELVVLARKHSLKVLEDLGSGALFDLRSVGVSGEPVVTDSLRAGVDVVTYSGDKLLGGPQAGILSGKKEVIAEIRSNPMFRALRVDKLTYAALEATLMAYIRQDHDSIPALRMMRLTREEVGRRAEKMSAELGARVPKLWIAMVQGASVLGGGSAPGAALPTILLAISRHGLSADELAARLRANDPAIIARVEDGRVLLDLRTVFPEQDAEVCDALVRICQ; the protein is encoded by the coding sequence GTGAAAGCTCCCAGCAAGGCTGAACTCTACCGCAAGCTGCCCGCGGTGGATGAGGTGCTAAAGCTCGAAACCGTTGCTGCGCTCCTCGAGCGCGAAGGACGACCGGCGGTCACCGAGGCGGCGCGCTCCGTTCTGGCCACACTGCGCCAGGAGATCTCTGGCGGACAGCTCGACGCGCACGCCGTCGCGCTGGCGGTGAGCGGGATCGCGGAGGCCGTCGAACGCCAGCTGCGACAGTCGCTGCAACATTCGCTGCGGCCGGTCATCAACGCCACCGGCGTGGTGCTGCACACCAACCTGGGACGCGCTCCGCTGGCGCGCGCGGCCATCCAGCGCATCGGGCACATTGCAGCCACCTACTCCAACCTGGAATTCGACATCGAGGCCGGACACCGCGGCAAGCGTGATGTCCACGTGGACCGGCTTTTTGCGCGCCTGCTGAACGTCGAGGAGCTGCACGATATCTCCAGCATCGTGGTCAACAACAACGCCGCCGCGGTGTTGCTGGCGCTGAACACGCTGGCCGAAGGAGGCGAGGTCGTGGTCTCGCGCGGCGAACTGGTCGAGATCGGCGGCTCGTTCCGCATCCCGGACGTCATGTCGAAATCCGGCGGCGTGCTGCGCGAGGTGGGCACCACCAACCGCACGCGCCTCGCCGACTACGAGAAGGCGATCAACGAGAAGACTCGCCTGCTGCTGCGCGTGCACCGCTCGAATTTCCAGATCGTCGGTTTCACCGAGCAGCCCAAGCTCGAAGAGCTGGTCGTGCTGGCCCGCAAGCACAGTCTCAAGGTGCTGGAAGACCTGGGCAGCGGCGCGCTCTTCGACCTGCGCTCCGTCGGCGTGAGCGGCGAGCCGGTGGTGACCGACAGCCTGCGCGCCGGGGTGGACGTCGTGACCTACAGCGGAGACAAGCTGCTGGGCGGGCCGCAGGCCGGCATCCTGAGCGGCAAGAAAGAGGTCATCGCCGAGATCCGCTCCAACCCGATGTTTCGCGCTCTGCGCGTGGATAAGCTCACCTATGCGGCGCTGGAGGCCACCCTGATGGCCTACATCCGCCAGGACCACGACAGCATCCCGGCGCTGCGCATGATGCGATTGACGCGCGAAGAGGTGGGCCGGCGAGCGGAAAAGATGTCCGCCGAACTGGGCGCGCGCGTCCCCAAACTGTGGATCGCGATGGTGCAGGGAGCGTCGGTGCTGGGCGGAGGCTCAGCGCCCGGCGCAGCGCTGCCCACCATCCTGCTCGCCATCTCGCGGCACGGCCTGAGTGCTGACGAACTCGCCGCCCGGCTGCGCGCGAACGATCCCGCCATCATCGCACGCGTGGAGGATGGCCGCGTGCTGCTGGACCTGCGAACGGTCTTTCCCGAGCAGGACGCCGAGGTCTGCGACGCCCTGGTCCGCATCTGTCAGTAG
- a CDS encoding sensor domain-containing diguanylate cyclase — MQKIAILYDASQAVLSTFDLDEVLSQILSILRDYFHLQNSAILLLDKRSQEFYVRAQVDWDAAHKLVRLPLGKGLIGCAGKLKRPIYAPDVSKDPRYVVGNPSTRSELAIPLMVREEVVGVLDCQSNKPDAFDSETIDLLTLFSTQASIALQNAELYTLEQRRATQLEAINAIARQSTAVLELNELMEKVCQVIVQSFDVDHVSILLKEEGKLALRAHSGQLTSVMPIGTALPPGAGLSGRALMTGKTVVENDLSAVIGYVVGLKESASEMCIPLIAFGETLGVLVLDSSSAGAFRAEDAQTLESVADMCATAIQNAHYFERVRQMAYLDGLTGIFNRRFFELRVMQEIERANRYELALSVIMMDIDHFKRINDEFGHLLGDEVLKQISRLFEQHLRKPDVLCRFGGEEFALLLPETSGEHALAAADKLRQIVSSYPFPGIPRAVTFSAGVADFPRHGRSRDEVVQAADAALYAAKQAGRDRVHAAPAPKAASV, encoded by the coding sequence ATGCAAAAGATTGCCATTCTTTACGACGCCAGCCAGGCCGTGCTCTCGACCTTCGATCTGGACGAGGTCCTTTCCCAGATCCTGAGCATCCTGCGCGATTATTTCCATCTCCAGAACAGCGCGATCCTGCTGCTCGACAAAAGGAGCCAGGAGTTCTACGTCCGCGCCCAGGTGGATTGGGACGCTGCCCACAAGCTGGTGCGCCTGCCGCTGGGCAAGGGCCTGATCGGTTGCGCCGGCAAGCTGAAGCGGCCCATCTACGCGCCGGATGTCAGCAAGGACCCGCGCTATGTCGTCGGCAATCCGAGCACCCGGTCCGAGCTGGCCATCCCGCTTATGGTCCGCGAAGAAGTCGTCGGAGTCCTCGATTGCCAGAGCAACAAGCCAGACGCCTTTGACAGCGAGACCATCGACCTGCTCACGCTCTTCTCCACCCAGGCTTCCATCGCCCTTCAGAATGCCGAGCTTTACACGCTGGAGCAGCGCCGCGCCACCCAGTTGGAGGCGATCAACGCGATCGCGCGCCAATCCACCGCCGTACTCGAGCTGAACGAACTGATGGAGAAGGTCTGCCAGGTGATCGTGCAGTCGTTCGATGTCGACCATGTCTCCATCCTCCTCAAGGAGGAAGGCAAGCTGGCTCTGCGCGCGCACTCGGGCCAGCTCACGTCCGTGATGCCCATCGGCACCGCCCTGCCTCCGGGCGCCGGCCTCTCCGGCCGTGCTCTGATGACGGGCAAAACCGTGGTCGAGAACGATCTTTCCGCCGTGATCGGCTACGTCGTCGGCCTGAAGGAGAGCGCCTCCGAGATGTGCATCCCGCTCATCGCCTTCGGAGAGACCCTGGGCGTGCTGGTGCTCGACAGTTCCAGCGCGGGGGCCTTTCGCGCCGAGGACGCGCAGACACTCGAGTCGGTGGCCGACATGTGCGCCACCGCCATCCAGAACGCTCACTATTTCGAGCGCGTGCGCCAGATGGCCTATCTCGACGGACTCACAGGCATCTTCAATCGGCGGTTCTTCGAGTTGCGCGTCATGCAGGAGATCGAGCGCGCCAACCGCTACGAGCTGGCTCTGTCGGTGATCATGATGGACATCGACCACTTCAAGCGCATCAACGACGAATTCGGCCACCTGCTCGGCGATGAGGTGCTCAAGCAGATCTCGCGGCTCTTCGAGCAGCACCTGCGCAAGCCGGACGTGCTCTGCCGATTCGGCGGCGAAGAATTCGCGCTGCTGCTGCCCGAAACCAGCGGCGAACATGCGCTCGCCGCAGCCGACAAGCTGCGCCAGATCGTTTCCAGCTATCCTTTCCCCGGCATCCCACGCGCGGTGACGTTCAGCGCGGGAGTGGCCGATTTTCCCAGGCACGGCCGTTCCCGCGACGAGGTGGTGCAGGCGGCTGACGCCGCTCTGTATGCCGCCAAGCAGGCCGGGCGTGACCGCGTCCATGCCGCTCCGGCGCCCAAGGCGGCGTCGGTGTGA
- the lipA gene encoding lipoyl synthase, with amino-acid sequence MASPVELVQIQPVPPRRTPKPEWIKAPAPLGENYRNLKSLARKLGLHTVCESAQCPNIGECWNHRTATFMLLGDICTRRCGFCAVPKGKPGPIDWDEPRRVAEAVARLNLKHAVVTSVNRDDDNIGGAKVFAETIREIRRQAPGCRIEVLIPDFQGIDEALQIVLDARPEILNHNTETVPRLYRSVRSGANFRRSLRLLANVKRFSSTSLSKSGVMVGLGESVDELLETFRLLAEQDVDILTVGQYLRPSKDHLPIARFYTPDEFLMLRDEAMKMGFRHVESGPLVRSSYHAHEQSESAAV; translated from the coding sequence ATGGCATCGCCTGTCGAACTCGTGCAGATCCAGCCCGTGCCGCCCAGGCGCACGCCGAAGCCGGAGTGGATCAAGGCGCCCGCGCCGCTGGGAGAGAACTATCGCAACCTGAAATCGCTGGCGCGGAAGCTTGGCCTGCACACCGTCTGCGAGTCGGCGCAATGCCCCAACATCGGCGAATGCTGGAACCACCGCACGGCCACCTTCATGCTGCTGGGCGACATCTGCACGCGGCGCTGCGGCTTCTGCGCCGTGCCCAAGGGCAAGCCCGGCCCCATCGACTGGGACGAGCCGCGGCGGGTCGCCGAAGCCGTGGCCCGGCTCAACCTGAAGCATGCGGTCGTCACCAGTGTGAACCGCGACGATGACAATATCGGCGGCGCGAAAGTATTTGCCGAGACCATCCGCGAGATCCGCCGCCAGGCGCCCGGCTGCCGCATCGAAGTGCTGATCCCCGATTTCCAGGGCATCGACGAGGCGCTTCAGATCGTCCTCGATGCCCGTCCCGAGATCCTCAATCACAACACCGAGACCGTACCTCGTCTCTATCGCTCGGTGCGCTCAGGGGCGAATTTCCGGCGCTCGCTTCGCCTGCTGGCCAACGTGAAGAGGTTCTCGTCCACCAGCTTGTCGAAATCCGGCGTCATGGTCGGGCTGGGCGAGAGCGTGGATGAACTGTTGGAGACGTTTCGCCTGCTGGCCGAGCAGGACGTGGACATTCTGACCGTCGGGCAGTACCTGAGACCTTCGAAAGACCACCTGCCGATTGCCCGTTTCTACACGCCCGACGAGTTCCTCATGCTGCGCGACGAGGCTATGAAGATGGGCTTCCGCCACGTCGAATCGGGCCCGCTGGTACGATCGAGCTACCACGCGCACGAGCAGTCGGAATCGGCGGCGGTCTAG
- the recG gene encoding ATP-dependent DNA helicase RecG, producing MLELTTPVQYVKGVGPRIAEALAAKGISTVEDLLYYLPFRYEDRLNPRGIAELRPGEMATVIAEVRTFGLFYARNARFWIAQLTAGQGRDTLTCMWFRADYLRDRFQPGQLVALYGKVEQKKRGRGMQITQPQFEIIGEPPGPGEEPDPEELAAQSLEVGRIVPIYEAAGKLTTRWFRRVIHGALESLSPELPDGLPGAIVERHGLSPRRQAFWGVHFPEAGAAFNDLQNARTPAHRRLIYEELFFLEVGLELKRRRLRAQPGISFQLNERVREAIKKILPFHPTNAQKKVLREIAEDMARPSPMRRLLQGDVGSGKTIVGLQAAIIAIENGYQAALMAPTEILAAQHYLSARQVLENAGYRIVLLSGSMEDERKRDTRRHIARGDVQLVIGTHALIQEKVEFAKLGLVIVDEQHRFGVMQRFKLMKKTSELDPDVLVMTATPIPRTLALTLYGDLDVSVLDELPPGRTPIATRRVPDERAPEVWDFVRKQVAKGQQAFVVYPVIEETKQDEPALVLQPDLLEVKPAAELKAAVKMYDELRKKVFPDLRVGLLHGRLGPDEKESVMRRFQHGEIDVLVSTTVIEVGVDVANASVMVVEHAERFGLAQLHQLRGRIGRGAAKSYCILMTGPKVSPDAEQRLDTMVRTTDGFEIAEVDLALRGPGELAGTKQAGMPEFRVASLIRDRELLELAKRDAAALVSGTDAQISPEDKARALSHLKAHWQRRYGLVEVG from the coding sequence ATGCTGGAACTCACGACCCCGGTCCAGTACGTAAAGGGTGTCGGCCCTCGCATCGCGGAGGCGCTGGCGGCAAAGGGCATCTCGACCGTCGAGGACCTTTTGTACTACCTTCCGTTCCGCTACGAGGACCGGTTGAACCCGCGTGGCATCGCGGAGCTTCGGCCGGGAGAGATGGCCACCGTCATCGCCGAGGTCCGCACCTTCGGCCTGTTCTATGCGCGCAACGCGCGCTTCTGGATCGCGCAGCTTACGGCCGGCCAAGGGCGCGACACCCTCACCTGCATGTGGTTCCGGGCCGACTACCTGCGCGACCGCTTCCAACCCGGGCAACTGGTGGCGCTCTACGGAAAGGTCGAGCAGAAGAAACGCGGCCGCGGAATGCAGATCACGCAGCCGCAGTTCGAGATCATCGGCGAGCCGCCCGGACCGGGCGAGGAGCCGGACCCGGAAGAACTGGCGGCGCAGTCGCTGGAAGTCGGGCGCATCGTTCCGATCTATGAGGCGGCGGGCAAGCTAACGACGCGCTGGTTCCGGCGCGTCATTCACGGTGCGCTGGAGAGCCTCTCGCCGGAATTGCCGGACGGCCTGCCGGGCGCGATCGTCGAGCGGCATGGGCTGTCTCCTCGGAGGCAGGCGTTCTGGGGAGTGCACTTCCCCGAGGCCGGTGCGGCGTTCAACGATCTCCAGAATGCGCGCACGCCGGCACACCGCCGGCTGATCTATGAGGAGCTGTTCTTCCTCGAGGTCGGACTGGAACTGAAGCGCCGCCGCTTGCGGGCCCAGCCGGGCATCTCGTTCCAGCTGAACGAGCGGGTCCGCGAGGCCATCAAGAAGATCCTCCCCTTTCACCCGACCAATGCACAGAAGAAGGTGCTGCGCGAGATCGCGGAGGACATGGCGCGTCCCTCGCCCATGCGGCGTCTGCTGCAAGGCGACGTGGGATCGGGGAAGACCATCGTAGGGTTGCAGGCGGCGATCATCGCCATCGAGAACGGCTACCAGGCGGCGCTGATGGCGCCCACCGAGATCCTGGCGGCGCAGCATTACCTCTCGGCGCGGCAGGTGCTGGAGAACGCGGGGTACCGCATCGTCCTGCTCAGCGGCTCGATGGAGGACGAGCGCAAGCGCGACACCCGCCGGCACATCGCTCGTGGCGACGTGCAACTGGTGATCGGGACGCACGCCCTCATCCAGGAGAAGGTGGAGTTCGCCAAGCTTGGGCTGGTGATCGTGGACGAGCAGCACCGGTTCGGCGTGATGCAGCGCTTCAAGCTGATGAAGAAGACCAGCGAGCTCGATCCGGACGTGCTGGTCATGACCGCAACGCCCATCCCACGGACGCTCGCGCTCACCCTCTACGGTGATCTCGACGTAAGCGTACTCGATGAGCTGCCGCCGGGGCGCACGCCGATCGCAACCCGCCGCGTCCCCGACGAGCGCGCACCCGAGGTCTGGGACTTCGTGCGCAAGCAGGTCGCAAAGGGCCAGCAGGCGTTCGTGGTCTATCCCGTGATCGAGGAGACCAAGCAGGATGAGCCCGCGCTGGTGCTCCAGCCCGACCTGCTCGAAGTGAAGCCGGCCGCCGAGCTGAAAGCGGCGGTGAAAATGTACGACGAGCTGCGCAAGAAGGTATTCCCTGACCTGCGGGTCGGCCTGCTGCACGGGCGGCTCGGCCCCGACGAGAAAGAATCCGTCATGCGCCGATTCCAGCACGGCGAGATCGACGTCCTGGTCTCGACCACCGTGATCGAGGTGGGTGTGGATGTGGCGAACGCGAGCGTCATGGTGGTGGAGCACGCGGAGCGTTTCGGACTGGCGCAGTTGCACCAGTTGCGCGGGCGCATCGGGCGCGGGGCCGCCAAGTCGTACTGCATCCTGATGACCGGGCCGAAGGTGTCGCCGGACGCCGAGCAGCGCCTCGACACCATGGTGCGAACCACCGACGGCTTCGAGATCGCCGAAGTGGACCTGGCGCTGCGCGGGCCGGGCGAACTGGCGGGCACCAAGCAGGCGGGCATGCCCGAATTCCGGGTCGCCAGCCTCATTCGCGACCGTGAACTGCTCGAGCTCGCCAAGCGTGATGCCGCCGCCCTGGTCAGCGGCACCGACGCGCAGATCTCCCCCGAGGACAAGGCCCGCGCCCTGTCCCACCTGAAGGCCCACTGGCAGAGGCGCTACGGCCTGGTCGAGGTGGGTTAA
- a CDS encoding MlaD family protein: protein MPSQQQVRWSQLRVGITVIVSTLILAVLIFLMTGEVGLFTSKIRVRAYFENAEGLRVGAPVRLEGVDIGNVTAMRVVNRPLTPVEVTMKISTRYKSELHKDSQAVLTTAGVLGETFVDISSKSAHGPPAVNNDELPTQTRPDIQDMVRASQGTLQNIDVLIKRLDRIVSTIESGQGSVGKLINDPDLYNRLNETLGEMQKIANQISGGKGSIGKLINNDELYDKLKASIDKVDRMVDQIDKGQGTIGKLIKDPSLYNEAHSTIAKANQLMADINAGKGALGKFTHDEEFAHKLDDTISKLNSLLARMDAGEGSVGKLFRDPSLYANADQMLLETRKLVQAIREDPKKYLTIRFRVF, encoded by the coding sequence GTGCCGAGCCAACAGCAGGTAAGGTGGTCGCAGCTTCGTGTCGGGATCACGGTCATCGTTTCCACGCTCATCCTGGCCGTGCTCATCTTCCTGATGACCGGCGAGGTCGGCCTGTTCACCTCCAAGATCCGCGTCCGAGCCTACTTCGAGAACGCCGAGGGCCTCCGCGTCGGCGCCCCCGTCCGTCTGGAAGGCGTGGATATCGGCAACGTGACCGCCATGCGCGTGGTGAACCGGCCGCTAACCCCGGTCGAGGTCACCATGAAGATCAGCACGCGGTACAAGAGCGAACTCCACAAGGATTCGCAGGCCGTGCTGACCACTGCCGGCGTCCTGGGTGAGACCTTTGTGGATATCAGCAGCAAGAGCGCCCACGGCCCGCCAGCCGTGAATAACGACGAACTCCCCACTCAGACCCGGCCCGACATTCAGGACATGGTTCGCGCCAGCCAGGGCACGTTGCAGAACATCGACGTGCTCATCAAGCGCCTGGACCGTATCGTGAGCACGATCGAGAGCGGACAGGGATCGGTGGGCAAGCTCATCAATGACCCCGACCTCTACAACCGCCTCAACGAGACGCTGGGCGAGATGCAGAAGATCGCCAACCAGATCAGCGGAGGCAAGGGTAGCATCGGAAAACTCATCAACAACGACGAGCTTTACGACAAGCTCAAGGCCTCCATCGACAAGGTCGACCGGATGGTCGACCAGATCGACAAAGGCCAGGGCACGATCGGGAAGCTGATCAAAGACCCTAGCCTTTATAACGAGGCCCACTCGACCATCGCCAAAGCCAACCAGCTGATGGCCGATATCAACGCCGGCAAGGGGGCGTTAGGCAAGTTCACGCACGACGAAGAGTTCGCTCACAAGCTGGACGATACGATCTCCAAGCTGAATTCGCTGCTGGCGCGCATGGACGCCGGCGAAGGCAGCGTGGGCAAACTGTTCCGTGACCCCTCACTCTACGCCAACGCCGACCAGATGCTTTTGGAGACGCGCAAGCTGGTGCAGGCCATTCGTGAGGACCCCAAGAAATACCTGACCATCCGCTTCCGGGTCTTCTAA
- a CDS encoding DUF488 domain-containing protein — MATVYTIGHSTRTLDELVAALQAHGIRTLVDIRSFPASRRMPWFARESLEKALPEAGIAYVWEKCLGGRRGKQKIESPNAGLRDQSFRNYADYMLTAEFHRAAADVVTMAEQRPTAVMCAERMFFQCHRMLVSDYLGLHGHEVRHIVDTGPAKPHRITPEAKLVEDRVIYPGLF, encoded by the coding sequence TTGGCCACCGTTTACACTATCGGGCATTCGACGCGCACGCTGGACGAACTCGTCGCGGCGTTGCAGGCCCACGGCATTCGTACGTTGGTGGACATCCGTTCGTTTCCCGCCTCGCGGCGCATGCCGTGGTTCGCGCGCGAATCACTGGAGAAGGCGCTGCCGGAGGCAGGGATCGCGTACGTCTGGGAGAAATGCCTGGGCGGACGTCGTGGCAAGCAGAAGATCGAGTCGCCGAATGCCGGCCTGCGCGATCAGTCCTTCCGTAACTACGCCGACTACATGCTCACCGCCGAGTTCCATCGCGCCGCCGCCGATGTGGTCACGATGGCCGAGCAGAGGCCCACGGCAGTGATGTGCGCCGAGCGCATGTTCTTCCAGTGCCACCGCATGCTGGTCTCCGACTACCTCGGCCTACACGGCCACGAGGTGCGGCACATCGTGGACACCGGGCCGGCAAAGCCCCACCGCATCACGCCCGAGGCCAAGCTCGTCGAAGACCGCGTCATCTACCCTGGACTCTTCTGA
- a CDS encoding M13 family metallopeptidase yields MRQWKLMALFLLASSFCSAQAPKETQSPAIAARPHSFDLEAIDKTADPCGDFYQYACGNWMKKNPIPPEYPSWGSFSVLRDRNQEILHEILEKAAAPDPKRSTAEQKIGDFYSSCMDEKAVDGAGVAPIDPEMQRIAAMKSKHDVAAELARIHLSDANTFASALFSFSSTIDFKDARQQIAELDQAGISLPDRDYYLKEDQKSKDIREKYVTHVQRIFELLGDKPETAAAEAKTVMELETTMAKASLDRTARRDPDKVWHPMSKAEMMALAPSFDWNAYFAFIDPPPFDRVNVANPEFVKAVGALLQSESLDGWKVYLRWKLANQMARYLSADFVNEDFNFNSKVLRGTEKNLTRWKRCVEYTDRNLGEALGQPYVDRTFGAEGKARTVKMVEAIERAMDKDLQGLDWMTEATKKRAFEKLQGITNKIGYPDHWRDYSKFDVKRGDFAGNLVRGAAFEQRRQLNKIGKPVDKKEWGMSPPTVNAYYSSQHNDINFPAGILQPPFYDNNIDDAVNFGAMGLVVGHELTHGFDDQGRKFDGDGNLNDWWTPEDAKAFEQRASCIVDEYNSFVSIDDLHLKGKLTLGENTADNGGARLAFMALMDLLGGKEPPKIDGYTPAQRFFIGYGQVWCQNVRPEYARMLVTVDPHSPGRFRVNGVVQNMPEFQKAYGCKASQPMVRANACRVW; encoded by the coding sequence ATGCGGCAATGGAAGCTCATGGCACTGTTCTTACTCGCGAGCAGCTTCTGCTCCGCGCAGGCTCCGAAGGAAACCCAATCACCCGCAATCGCGGCCAGGCCCCACTCCTTCGACCTCGAGGCCATCGACAAGACGGCTGATCCCTGCGGCGACTTCTACCAGTACGCCTGCGGTAACTGGATGAAGAAGAATCCGATCCCTCCGGAATATCCTTCCTGGGGCAGTTTCAGCGTGCTGCGTGACCGCAACCAGGAGATCCTCCACGAGATCCTGGAGAAGGCTGCGGCCCCCGACCCGAAACGCAGCACAGCGGAGCAGAAGATCGGCGACTTCTACTCCTCCTGCATGGATGAAAAGGCCGTGGATGGCGCCGGGGTCGCGCCCATCGATCCCGAGATGCAACGCATTGCCGCCATGAAGTCGAAGCATGATGTCGCCGCCGAACTCGCCCGCATCCACCTCTCGGATGCCAACACGTTCGCATCCGCGCTGTTCAGCTTCAGCTCCACTATCGATTTCAAGGATGCTCGCCAGCAGATCGCCGAGCTCGACCAGGCTGGGATCTCGCTTCCCGATCGCGACTACTACCTCAAGGAGGACCAGAAGTCGAAGGACATACGGGAAAAGTACGTAACGCACGTGCAGAGGATCTTCGAGCTCCTGGGCGACAAGCCGGAAACGGCGGCGGCCGAGGCGAAGACGGTCATGGAACTGGAGACCACGATGGCCAAGGCCTCCCTGGACCGCACCGCGCGCCGCGATCCCGACAAGGTCTGGCACCCCATGTCCAAGGCGGAAATGATGGCGCTTGCCCCGTCCTTTGACTGGAATGCCTACTTCGCCTTCATCGATCCGCCCCCCTTCGACCGCGTAAACGTCGCCAACCCCGAATTCGTCAAGGCGGTGGGCGCACTATTGCAGTCCGAAAGCCTCGACGGCTGGAAGGTCTACCTTCGGTGGAAACTGGCGAACCAGATGGCAAGGTATCTCTCCGCGGACTTCGTCAATGAGGATTTCAACTTCAATAGCAAGGTGCTGCGGGGAACGGAAAAGAACCTGACGCGCTGGAAGCGCTGCGTCGAATACACCGACCGCAACCTCGGCGAGGCGCTCGGCCAGCCGTACGTGGACCGCACATTCGGCGCCGAAGGCAAGGCCCGCACCGTCAAGATGGTGGAGGCCATCGAACGCGCGATGGACAAGGACCTTCAAGGTCTCGACTGGATGACCGAGGCCACGAAGAAGCGGGCCTTCGAGAAGCTCCAGGGCATCACCAACAAGATCGGCTATCCTGATCACTGGCGCGATTACTCCAAGTTCGACGTCAAGCGCGGGGATTTCGCGGGCAACCTGGTACGCGGGGCTGCATTCGAGCAGCGGCGCCAATTGAACAAGATCGGCAAGCCCGTAGACAAGAAAGAATGGGGCATGTCACCGCCGACCGTAAACGCCTATTACAGCTCGCAACACAACGACATCAACTTCCCCGCCGGCATCCTCCAGCCGCCCTTCTATGACAACAACATCGACGATGCAGTGAACTTTGGCGCCATGGGCCTGGTGGTCGGGCACGAGTTGACCCACGGCTTCGACGACCAGGGCCGCAAGTTCGACGGCGACGGAAATCTGAACGACTGGTGGACTCCCGAGGACGCCAAGGCCTTCGAGCAGCGTGCCAGCTGCATCGTGGACGAGTACAACAGCTTTGTGTCCATCGATGACCTGCATCTCAAAGGCAAGCTGACGCTAGGCGAGAACACCGCCGATAACGGCGGCGCGCGCCTGGCCTTCATGGCGCTGATGGACCTCCTCGGTGGGAAGGAGCCGCCCAAGATCGACGGCTACACACCGGCGCAGCGCTTCTTCATCGGCTACGGCCAGGTGTGGTGCCAGAACGTCCGGCCGGAATACGCGCGCATGCTGGTCACCGTGGACCCGCACTCCCCCGGTCGTTTCCGCGTCAACGGTGTGGTCCAAAACATGCCGGAATTCCAGAAGGCTTACGGCTGCAAGGCGAGCCAGCCCATGGTGCGCGCCAACGCCTGCCGGGTCTGGTAG
- a CDS encoding cytochrome c: MRTQGKILRLFGALLGCAALAACSNQRPKTDAELGPQQAAGRRVYDTHCLLCHAAYSGSGKNGPSLKGTFRKPYMPSGTPANDDRMKDVILLGRPMMPAFRNQLSEKELQDLLAYLHTL; the protein is encoded by the coding sequence TTGAGGACGCAAGGGAAAATCCTGCGGCTGTTCGGCGCCCTGCTTGGGTGCGCGGCGCTGGCCGCGTGCTCCAACCAGAGACCAAAGACCGATGCCGAGCTCGGCCCCCAGCAGGCGGCCGGGCGGCGCGTCTATGACACGCACTGTTTGCTCTGCCACGCGGCCTATTCTGGTTCGGGGAAGAATGGGCCATCGCTGAAAGGGACATTCAGGAAGCCGTACATGCCCAGCGGCACGCCGGCCAACGACGATCGCATGAAAGACGTGATCCTGCTGGGACGTCCCATGATGCCGGCGTTCCGCAATCAGCTCAGCGAAAAAGAGCTGCAGGATCTCCTCGCGTACCTGCACACGCTCTGA